The following proteins are co-located in the Campylobacter concisus genome:
- a CDS encoding ATP-dependent metallopeptidase FtsH/Yme1/Tma family protein, which produces MQKFKFNKKNILIIAAVALISVLLFAVSKEPRNITYSQYMQLMDGNFIDRAVIDDDEVVLYAQNNRFSIIKEGIDLKELIKKVPVEKTKQYITPGMIWGFIIFVCFVLWYAYIFRSIRKKEESLLSKKEGAFEIESVLNQNTMPVISNVRFSDVAGISEVKSELSEIVDFLKNPQKYRNFGIKMPKGVLMIGPPGVGKTLVAKAVAGEANVPFFYQNGASFVQIYVGMGAKRVRELFSRAKSYAPSIIFIDEIDAVGKSRGGTRNDEREATLNQLLTEMDGFEDNSGVIVIAATNRIEMIDEALLRSGRFDRRIFLSMPDFNDRVAILNTYLKDKNCEVAAEDIAKMSVGFSGAALSTLVNEAAINALRNGESVLKIRDFEAVLNKVLLGKKKVLSYSENEKKIQAIYQGAKALSAYWFDVKFEKISLIEDRFMATEQEIESKSQMLSRVKVLIAGMCKLEIDENDIFSNSSSDLNLAKEIASKMVYEYGMGSSFVPNPNDVEEILKQAKEEITSFLKGTNEQIAKISSYLLAYESVDKETLAKILNENY; this is translated from the coding sequence ATGCAAAAATTTAAATTTAATAAGAAAAATATCCTAATAATCGCAGCTGTCGCATTAATCAGCGTGCTGCTATTTGCCGTTAGCAAAGAGCCACGAAATATCACATATTCGCAATATATGCAGCTAATGGATGGAAATTTTATAGACCGCGCTGTAATCGATGACGATGAAGTCGTGCTTTATGCGCAAAACAATCGTTTTTCAATCATAAAAGAGGGCATCGATCTAAAAGAGCTTATTAAAAAAGTGCCTGTTGAAAAGACTAAGCAATATATCACTCCTGGCATGATCTGGGGATTTATCATCTTTGTCTGCTTTGTGCTTTGGTATGCTTATATCTTTAGAAGTATTAGGAAAAAAGAGGAGAGCTTGCTTAGCAAAAAAGAGGGTGCATTTGAGATAGAAAGCGTGCTAAATCAAAACACTATGCCAGTCATCTCAAATGTGAGATTTAGCGATGTGGCAGGCATTAGTGAGGTTAAAAGCGAGCTTAGCGAGATAGTTGATTTTCTAAAAAATCCACAAAAATATAGAAATTTTGGTATCAAAATGCCAAAAGGCGTGCTAATGATCGGCCCTCCAGGCGTTGGTAAGACGCTTGTAGCAAAGGCAGTTGCTGGCGAGGCAAATGTGCCATTTTTTTATCAAAACGGTGCAAGCTTTGTGCAAATTTATGTCGGCATGGGCGCAAAGAGAGTACGAGAGCTTTTTAGTAGAGCCAAGTCCTATGCGCCCTCAATCATCTTTATCGACGAGATAGACGCCGTTGGCAAGAGCAGGGGTGGGACTAGAAACGACGAGCGAGAAGCTACGCTAAATCAGTTGCTAACTGAGATGGATGGTTTTGAAGATAACTCAGGCGTCATCGTCATAGCTGCTACAAATAGGATTGAGATGATCGATGAGGCGCTACTTAGATCAGGGCGTTTTGATAGGAGAATTTTTCTTTCTATGCCTGATTTTAACGACAGAGTGGCGATCTTAAACACATATCTAAAAGATAAAAACTGCGAAGTGGCCGCTGAGGATATCGCCAAAATGAGCGTTGGCTTTTCAGGTGCAGCACTTAGTACGCTTGTAAATGAAGCTGCGATAAATGCCCTAAGAAACGGTGAGAGCGTGCTTAAGATAAGGGATTTTGAGGCTGTTTTAAACAAGGTCTTGCTCGGCAAGAAAAAGGTGCTAAGCTATAGCGAAAATGAGAAGAAAATTCAAGCTATCTATCAAGGAGCAAAGGCACTAAGTGCTTATTGGTTTGATGTGAAATTTGAAAAAATTTCTCTTATAGAAGATAGGTTTATGGCTACAGAGCAAGAGATCGAGTCAAAGTCACAGATGCTCTCTCGCGTCAAAGTGCTCATTGCTGGTATGTGCAAGCTTGAGATAGATGAAAATGATATCTTTTCAAACTCAAGCAGTGACCTAAATTTAGCCAAAGAGATCGCTTCAAAGATGGTTTATGAATATGGCATGGGAAGCTCTTTTGTGCCAAATCCAAACGATGTAGAAGAAATTTTAAAGCAAGCAAAAGAGGAGATCACATCCTTTTTAAAAGGCACAAATGAGCAAATCGCAAAGATAAGCTCATATCTGCTAGCATACGAGAGCGTAGATAAAGAGACGCTGGCAAAAATTTTAAACGAAAACTATTAA
- the mtaB gene encoding tRNA (N(6)-L-threonylcarbamoyladenosine(37)-C(2))-methylthiotransferase MtaB: protein MQKIFFKTFGCRTNIYDTELLKSYIKDYEITNDEESADIVVINSCTVTNSADSGVRNYINGVKRRGAKVVLTGCGAVSKGKELFNSGIFGVLGASKKSDLNELLKQEKPFFELGNLNSVDKNIVTNYENHTKAFIKIQEGCNFSCSYCIIPSVRGKARSMDESMILKEARILAQNGYNELVLTGTNIGSYGKDTNSSLGKLLANLGKISGIRRIRLGSIEPSQIDESFREILKEEWLERHLHIALQHTSQAMLKIMRRRNDAFSDLELFNELSSLGFALGTDYIVGHPGESEEIWAEAVENFKKFPITHLHAFVYSPRRDTHSATLKSDVSGDVAKSRLKILQGIALQNNENFRKKHNGALKILVEQKNGEFYEGFDQFYNKAKILSQKDITKEWVEVSEYEVKPDANYAKI from the coding sequence ATGCAAAAGATATTTTTTAAAACATTTGGATGTCGCACAAATATCTATGATACTGAGCTTTTAAAAAGCTACATCAAAGACTACGAGATCACAAATGATGAAGAGAGCGCTGATATTGTGGTCATAAACTCGTGCACTGTTACAAATTCTGCTGATAGTGGTGTCAGAAACTACATAAACGGCGTAAAAAGGCGCGGGGCAAAGGTGGTGCTGACTGGGTGTGGTGCGGTTAGTAAAGGTAAAGAGCTATTTAATAGCGGTATATTTGGTGTGCTTGGAGCTAGTAAAAAGAGCGATCTAAATGAGCTTTTAAAGCAAGAAAAACCATTTTTTGAGCTTGGGAATTTAAACTCAGTCGATAAAAATATAGTTACAAATTACGAAAATCACACAAAGGCTTTTATAAAAATTCAAGAAGGCTGCAACTTTAGCTGCAGCTACTGCATCATCCCTTCGGTTCGTGGCAAGGCTAGAAGTATGGATGAGTCCATGATATTAAAAGAGGCAAGAATTTTAGCTCAAAACGGCTATAATGAGCTAGTACTGACTGGCACAAATATAGGCAGTTACGGTAAAGATACAAATAGCTCTCTTGGTAAGCTTTTGGCAAACTTGGGTAAAATTTCTGGCATAAGACGTATTCGGCTCGGAAGTATTGAGCCAAGTCAAATAGATGAGAGCTTTAGAGAAATTTTAAAAGAAGAGTGGCTAGAGCGTCATCTACATATCGCACTTCAGCACACAAGCCAAGCGATGCTAAAGATCATGCGAAGACGCAATGACGCATTTAGTGATCTGGAGCTTTTTAATGAGCTAAGCTCTCTTGGCTTTGCGCTTGGCACGGACTACATCGTGGGTCATCCAGGCGAGAGTGAGGAAATTTGGGCAGAGGCGGTGGAAAATTTTAAAAAATTTCCTATCACACATCTACATGCTTTTGTCTATTCGCCAAGGCGTGATACGCACTCAGCTACGCTAAAAAGCGATGTTAGCGGCGATGTGGCAAAAAGTAGGCTAAAAATTTTACAAGGCATAGCTTTGCAAAATAATGAAAATTTTAGAAAAAAGCATAACGGAGCTTTGAAAATTTTAGTCGAGCAAAAAAATGGTGAGTTTTACGAGGGTTTTGATCAGTTTTACAACAAAGCTAAAATTTTAAGCCAAAAAGATATAACAAAAGAGTGGGTGGAGGTAAGCGAATATGAAGTTAAGCCAGATGCCAATTATGCAAAAATTTAA
- a CDS encoding mechanosensitive ion channel domain-containing protein, giving the protein MKKIIALLLFCFALYAEENVTLEQNGSQNLQNNELIKDISNLDNSLKNNIWITRYANYNTYQRLIDELEKNENELKKLDKSSRRGSDIIKRIQTLKEQINLLKEYEKTPFSNMLAAPEMDTPPRITSPVALISGFSYIKKIKSDKIEYQRHIKELDTLLEKLETKENLLNRLNLIEENEQNRESLNLVKQEIGDFKAAKQIADTTYNVYEKRADEAINLTTSDIKAQFLSMGYTAIIILLTIGLTFIAKFIVKRTITDNERFYTVNKFLNVLNITVIIIILLFSYIENVTYLVTVLGFASAGIAIAMKDMFMSMLGWMVIMFGGSIHVGDRIRVLHDGSEFVGDVIDISLLRLTVFEDVSYSTYKTNRRAGRIIFVPNNYIFTDLIANYAHYGMKTVWDGIDIVISFDSNHKKAVYLARNVVKKYSKGYTDIAKRQMNKLRSQYSIKNPNVEPRIYTFFEPYGINVSCWYMANSYATLALRSTISAEIIEAFLAQDDIKIAYPTQTMFIGKKENPSDHTAHSEQESENS; this is encoded by the coding sequence ATGAAAAAGATCATAGCTTTACTACTTTTTTGCTTTGCCCTTTATGCTGAAGAAAACGTTACGCTTGAGCAAAATGGCTCGCAAAATTTACAAAATAATGAGCTTATAAAAGATATTTCAAATCTAGATAACTCCCTAAAAAACAATATCTGGATCACAAGATATGCTAACTATAACACTTATCAAAGGCTTATTGATGAGCTTGAAAAAAATGAAAATGAACTAAAGAAACTGGACAAAAGCTCAAGAAGAGGCAGCGATATCATAAAGAGAATCCAAACTCTAAAAGAGCAGATAAATTTACTAAAAGAGTATGAAAAAACGCCATTTTCAAATATGCTAGCAGCTCCTGAAATGGATACTCCACCAAGGATAACAAGTCCTGTTGCACTTATATCTGGCTTTTCGTATATCAAAAAGATAAAGAGTGATAAGATCGAGTATCAAAGGCATATAAAAGAGCTCGATACGCTTTTAGAAAAGCTTGAAACAAAAGAAAATTTACTAAATAGACTAAATTTGATCGAAGAAAATGAGCAAAATAGGGAAAGCCTAAACTTGGTAAAACAAGAAATAGGCGACTTTAAAGCGGCAAAACAGATCGCTGATACAACTTATAATGTCTATGAAAAAAGAGCTGATGAGGCTATAAATTTAACCACCTCTGATATAAAAGCTCAGTTTTTAAGTATGGGCTATACAGCTATCATCATCCTTTTGACGATCGGGCTAACATTCATCGCTAAATTTATCGTTAAAAGAACAATTACTGACAATGAGAGATTTTACACGGTCAATAAATTTTTAAACGTTTTAAATATCACCGTTATCATTATAATCCTACTCTTTTCATACATCGAAAACGTCACATATCTAGTAACCGTGCTAGGTTTTGCTTCAGCTGGTATCGCCATTGCGATGAAAGATATGTTTATGAGTATGCTTGGCTGGATGGTTATTATGTTTGGTGGCTCTATACATGTTGGTGATAGGATCAGAGTACTTCATGATGGTAGTGAATTTGTAGGCGATGTGATTGATATCTCTTTGCTTAGGCTGACCGTTTTTGAGGATGTTAGCTACTCGACTTATAAGACGAATCGTCGTGCAGGTAGAATTATCTTTGTGCCAAATAACTATATCTTTACCGACCTCATCGCAAACTATGCTCATTATGGCATGAAGACCGTTTGGGATGGTATAGATATCGTTATAAGCTTTGATAGCAATCATAAAAAAGCTGTGTATCTAGCAAGAAATGTCGTTAAAAAATACTCAAAAGGCTACACTGATATCGCAAAACGCCAGATGAATAAACTAAGAAGTCAATACAGCATCAAAAATCCAAATGTAGAGCCAAGAATTTATACATTTTTTGAGCCTTATGGTATAAATGTCTCATGCTGGTATATGGCAAATTCTTATGCGACTTTGGCTCTTAGAAGTACTATTAGCGCTGAGATTATAGAAGCATTTTTAGCTCAAGATGATATAAAGATCGCTTATCCAACACAAACTATGTTTATAGGCAAAAAAGAAAATCCAAGCGATCACACCGCTCACAGCGAGCAAGAGAGTGAAAATTCTTAA
- the aroB gene encoding 3-dehydroquinate synthase: MQTNLNLKEKASSYKIYINELERLELKGKVGIVTNAKVAGLHLEKLLSILKCDEKFIISVPDGEEYKNLETVEQILEQLFVSKFDRSSTLIAFGGGVISDMTGFAASIYERGINFINIPTTLLAQVDASVGGKTGVNNKFGKNLIGSFYQPKAVFCEINFLKTLPKREFAAGVAEALKMAITFDKEMFDWLKSINLDDENLAKLVEKSVILKAKVVEQDEKEKGLRAILNYGHTFAHVIENETNYKEFLHGEAVAIGMNMANRLSVKLGLMSEVNAEEIRQVLVKFGLPVNYKIENEYAFYEAFFMDKKTKDDKINFIIADKIGSAIIKNDVKKEDVLKILREFK, translated from the coding sequence ATGCAGACAAATTTAAATCTTAAAGAAAAAGCATCAAGCTATAAAATTTATATAAATGAGCTTGAAAGACTAGAGCTAAAAGGCAAGGTTGGCATCGTTACAAACGCCAAAGTAGCGGGGCTTCATCTTGAAAAGCTACTTAGTATTTTGAAGTGTGATGAGAAATTTATCATAAGTGTGCCTGACGGCGAAGAGTATAAAAACCTTGAAACGGTAGAGCAAATTTTAGAGCAGCTTTTTGTTAGTAAATTTGATCGCTCATCTACGCTAATCGCCTTTGGTGGTGGTGTCATAAGCGATATGACTGGCTTTGCGGCGAGCATTTATGAAAGAGGAATAAATTTCATAAATATCCCAACCACGCTTCTAGCGCAAGTCGATGCAAGTGTTGGCGGAAAAACGGGTGTGAATAATAAATTTGGTAAAAATTTAATAGGCTCTTTTTATCAGCCAAAGGCAGTTTTTTGCGAGATAAATTTCTTAAAGACGTTGCCAAAGAGAGAATTTGCAGCTGGCGTGGCTGAGGCTTTAAAAATGGCGATAACTTTTGATAAAGAGATGTTTGATTGGCTAAAGAGCATAAATTTAGATGATGAAAACTTAGCTAAGCTGGTTGAAAAGTCGGTAATTTTAAAAGCAAAAGTGGTTGAACAAGATGAGAAAGAAAAAGGGCTAAGAGCCATCCTAAACTACGGACATACCTTTGCTCACGTTATAGAAAATGAGACAAATTACAAAGAATTTTTGCACGGCGAAGCGGTGGCGATAGGTATGAATATGGCAAATCGCCTAAGCGTAAAACTAGGTCTCATGAGCGAGGTGAATGCCGAAGAGATCAGGCAGGTTTTGGTAAAATTTGGCCTTCCAGTAAACTACAAAATAGAAAATGAATATGCATTTTACGAGGCATTTTTTATGGATAAAAAGACAAAAGATGATAAGATAAATTTCATCATTGCAGATAAAATCGGCAGTGCGATTATCAAAAATGACGTCAAAAAAGAAGACGTTTTAAAAATTTTAAGAGAATTTAAATGA
- a CDS encoding COG3400 family protein — MKKILIIADGTFARNFLNRLLETKSNLHHYIVVSSEDYSQKSNYENFTFYQFDPTSLSKLKSVSDGYFSQFCIVCDDKNEAIAVYENLRQISTKTETVFMSSWELDEKCKEIFASDKHLSVVDIRDIAASRLMDYLPDLPVLADNIGLSEGEIMEVKVPIGSSYMYRHISSVAQKKWRIALIYRGSEIILPKPNVMIQPSDILLIVGDPNVLQNVYRSIKRESGQFPSPFGSNIYVLIDMISMDKERVNKLIKDSLYLHSKLNNKRLFFRVINPTLGENLDTLKAIKEKNIIVLMDYFNSDNKSIKYDVLKHDIGLILSDDKYFFKFKKLFYELKLPVLKTGKILLSNIKEGVILGDQSQEVENQSAVITDCCAQLDLEMKFYYFDNKHSDDEALREHFESISALFSKRIKIENHNLKNPLVKLKNTKDLLHFVMFTKSVANGGAFAFLSTNLNRLYKKLSQNAQLFVPVSE; from the coding sequence ATGAAGAAAATTTTAATAATCGCAGATGGAACTTTCGCAAGAAATTTTTTAAACAGACTGCTTGAAACAAAATCAAATTTGCATCACTATATCGTTGTTTCAAGTGAGGATTACAGCCAAAAATCAAATTATGAAAATTTTACATTTTACCAGTTTGACCCAACTAGTCTCTCAAAGCTAAAAAGCGTGAGCGATGGCTATTTTAGTCAGTTTTGTATAGTTTGTGATGATAAAAATGAGGCGATTGCTGTTTATGAAAATTTAAGACAGATCAGCACAAAGACCGAGACTGTTTTTATGAGCTCATGGGAGCTTGATGAAAAATGTAAAGAAATATTTGCAAGCGATAAACACTTAAGCGTGGTTGATATCAGAGATATTGCAGCATCAAGGCTTATGGACTATTTACCAGATCTGCCGGTTTTAGCTGATAATATCGGGCTTAGTGAGGGCGAGATCATGGAAGTTAAGGTGCCAATAGGTAGCTCTTATATGTATCGTCACATTAGCTCAGTAGCTCAAAAAAAATGGCGAATAGCCCTCATATATCGAGGCAGCGAGATCATCTTGCCAAAGCCAAATGTAATGATACAGCCAAGCGATATATTACTAATCGTTGGTGATCCAAATGTGCTTCAAAATGTTTACCGCTCGATCAAGCGTGAAAGTGGGCAGTTTCCAAGTCCATTTGGTAGCAACATCTATGTGCTGATCGATATGATCTCAATGGACAAAGAGCGTGTTAACAAGCTTATAAAGGATAGCTTGTATTTGCATTCAAAGCTAAATAATAAACGCCTTTTTTTTAGAGTGATAAATCCAACTTTAGGTGAAAATTTAGATACTTTAAAAGCGATAAAAGAGAAAAATATCATTGTTTTGATGGATTATTTTAATAGTGATAACAAATCTATAAAATATGATGTTTTAAAGCACGATATTGGTCTAATCTTAAGCGATGATAAGTACTTTTTTAAATTTAAAAAGCTATTTTATGAGCTAAAACTTCCAGTGCTAAAAACAGGCAAAATTTTGCTTTCAAATATAAAAGAGGGCGTGATACTTGGCGATCAAAGTCAAGAAGTGGAGAATCAATCAGCCGTGATAACAGACTGCTGTGCACAGCTTGATTTGGAGATGAAATTTTACTATTTTGATAATAAGCATAGCGATGATGAAGCGTTAAGAGAGCATTTTGAGAGCATTAGTGCGCTATTTTCTAAACGTATAAAGATAGAAAATCACAATCTAAAAAATCCACTTGTAAAACTAAAAAATACAAAAGATTTGCTTCATTTTGTAATGTTTACTAAAAGCGTGGCAAATGGTGGGGCATTTGCCTTTTTATCGACAAATTTAAATAGGCTTTATAAAAAACTAAGCCAAAATGCACAGCTTTTTGTGCCAGTAAGTGAGTAA